GCCCAAATACTCGCAACCAGTGTAGACGAATCTGCCTCCCCGCAAATCACCTGGTACGAGCATTCGAACCATATGCTGCTACACGGTCCGGACAAGGAGGCAGCCATTGCTCACGTCATGACAACAATTAAGAAGCGCTTTCCATCTTGATCAGCTTCGGTCGGCCCAACCATACCAGGCCGACCAGAAGCAAGATGATCGCTATTCCGGTGTACATTGGACCCAAACCAACCTGTTCATCCAGCCAGAAGGCCAAGAGCGGACCCAGAGCCGCGCCCAGGTCACTTACAACTGAGTATTGTGTCATTACTGCCTGGCTGTTGGCCTGTCTCGCAGCTTCATCTGCCGCAAGAGTATCCATGACGGTCGTGATAATCGTCGCGCTCAGCTGGATGCCGAATAAAATCACAAACCATAGCACAAGCGAAGACGTTGCCTGCAACGAGCCAAACAGAACAGAAGCGACTAGCAACGTCCCGATAAATAGATTCGTCCGGCCATGCCTGTCCGACAATTTGCCTACCAATGGGGCAGCCCACGGCTCCCACCCCCAGCGAATGCCTTGGATCACACTCGCAATCACCGCTGCCCCCAACACGACTTCCCCAATCATGATAAGCGGTTCGCGGACTTCGATCACTCTGCTTAGCGTGGAGGTAAACACTCCCTGGTACACCATCGTGACGAGCAATCCCGTCATCAGCGTCAACAGCACCTGCGCCTGACTCCACAAGCGTTTCCCTGTATCCATCTGCTTCATGTCATTCGGATGCTGATTGGTAAAGGAAGGACGTATATAGCGAAAAACAAGAATGAATGCAAACAAGGAAGGTACCGCAAGTGCAATAGAGGTAACAGAAAGCCCATACCAAGTGGCAAGCAGCGCTCCGACCAGCATGCCGCCCAGACTGCCCAATCGATACAATCCATTGTACAAGCCCATGAGTTGCCCGCGATTATGCCCTTCGGAAACACTTACGATCAAGGAATACGCACCTAGCCTTAAAAATGTCCAAGCGACTCCCCATAAGCATCGCATCAGAAGCCACAGCCAAAAGCCTTCCAAGCTGTACGAAAGTGTCGTCAGAAAAGCCAGCACCACTGCCACAATCAAACCTGTGCGTCCACCCGAGCGTTCATACCATTTCCCAACAAGAGGGCCGATTGGTACACGGATGAAGCGGTTCACCGCAAGCAATACCCCCACTTCCCACAGCGATGTTAATCCTGCCTCCTTCCAGAAAAGAGGAAGCACTACATACAGCATCGAATCTCCTATCATGCATAATGCTGTCACCAGTGCGACTGCCACGACTTGTGTCTTTCCACTGACTTCTCTCATCTCCTGATCCTTCTCTCTGCTTGTTTTTACGTCTTTCTGAGCTATACCTTACGCGCAATCACTCATCATTTCTAATACATCTTTATCTATCACTCATAAATAAAAGTTATGAATCGAGGTACAAGATGAACTTACATGCTCTCCGCATTTTCGTAGAAGTAGCGTCACGAGGCAGTGTCACCGAAGCAGCAATCGCACTCTCGATCAGCCAGCCTGCCGTAAGTGCCCAAATCCGCAGGCTTGAAAGTGAATTGGGCATGACCTTGCTCATCCCGGATGGTCGCGGCATTGCTCTCACCTATGAGGGGCGCTTTCTCTTTGAAAAGTCACGCCGCATTTACGACTGGGAACGCGAAATCGAATCACATCTGACAGAAATCAAACAAGGGAAGAAAGGACGGCTAAGGATATCTTCTACCTATCTCCCCTCCCATTATCTCGTGCCACAGTGGCTGGCTCAGTACAAGCGCGATTATGAAGGGGTTGAGGTAGAAATTCGCACGCGTAATTCCATGCAATCGATTGAACTGCTTCTTAGCTGTGAGGTCGATGTGGCCGTTATTATCAAGGAATCGTGGGATGAGCTGCCTATCAATCGGCATCATCTGATGGACGTACCCTATTGGTTTATTTTGCCCGCCCATCATCCGCTTTCAGGAAAAGAGATCCGTATGGAGCAGCTCGTGGAGGAACCATTTTTGTTGCGGGAGCAAGGCAGCTCTACTCGCGATTGGCTTTTTACCCTCTGTCGCGAGCATGGTGTGAAACGTCCGCAGATCGGTATGCAGTATCACGGACTGGTCGAATCTATCCACTCCGTTCGTGCGGGATATGGGACGATGTTGGCTCCTGCTCTGGCCGTTAGGGAAATGGTAGATCGTGGCGAGGTCGGGCGCGTAATCGTGCCAGGAGTAGAGATTAAGCGACCCTTGTATGTCTGCACGCGTAACGATGAGACAGAGGAGCGGCCTGTTGTTGCTCAGTTTCTGGAGTTGGTAAAGCGTGAAAGACTGACTTGAAAATAAGAGAATCAAAACGAAAAAAAAGGCTTTTCCGCAAAGGAATAGCCTCTTCTTATATGCACCCCTTATGGGAACACAATCGTCTTGTTGCCGTACACCAGCACCCGATCCTCCAGATGCCAACGAACGGCACGTGCCAGCACTGTACGCTCTACCTGACGTCCAAGCTGTTTCAGTGCCTCAACGTCTTCCTGATGCGATACACGTTGAACGTCTTGCTCGATAATCGGTCCTGCGTCCAGTTCTTCCGTGACGTAATGCGCAGTCGCTCCGATCAGCTTCACGCCGCGACGATACGCCTGCTCGTAAGGCTTCGCACCGACAAAGGCTGGGAGGAAGGAATGGTGGATATTGATAATCCGCATCGCATAGTCCTCCAAAAAGCGCGGGGACAAGATTTGCATGTAGCGAGCCAGAACGATCAGATCAACGCCCTCTGCTGCTGCAATCTGCTCTTCTTCTGCCTGCGGCTTGTTATCCTTTGTGACTGGGATGCAACGATATGGAATACCAAAGGACTCGACAGTCTCCTGCATGTCAAGATGATTGCTGACCACAACCGCGATATCTGCGAACAGCTCCCCGGACTTCCAGCGCCACAAGAGCTCCAAAAGACAGTGATCTTCTTTGGAAACAAACAACGCAACCTTTTTGCGCTTGTTCGCTTCGACCAACGACCATTCCATCCCAAAGCTCTCGGCTACTGGGGTGAATGCTTGCTTGATCTCTTCACAGCGCTCCTCCAGATTGATGAGATCGAATTCAATGCGCATAAAAAAACGGCCTGTTTCCGGATCAGTCGTGTACTGGTCAGACTGAACGATGTTGGCTCCTTGTTGGAACAAGAAGTTCGACACAGCCGCGACAATACCCGCGCGGTCCGGGCAAGAAATCAGCATGCGCGCACGATCTTTGTTTTTCTCCCGATACGCGAGCCATTCTCTCTCTGATAACAATTGCATGGTTTACTCTCCTCCAAAAAACAGCAAAAAGTTGTTTGCAATTATACCATTCCCAGAAGGGATTTCTATACCCAATTAGAGAGAAAAATGCTCACTTATCGATAAAAAAATTTAGATAGAGTGATTTCCAATCCCATTTAGCAAAATATCTACGGTCAGTGCGATTTGTTCGTCGTCGCTGAACTGCGCAAACTCATCGGTATCCAAAACTTGCCGGAACAGGACAAGCCCGATCATCGAGGACAGGATCGCCCGAAAGACAGCCTGTGTCGGGAGCGGACGCAATTCGCCTACCTCTACCTTTGCCTCGATCAGCTTGTTTGCCATCTCCTTCACACCCGTGAAAACCGTAGCAATCAGTGCTTCCCTGATTTCGTCATGGAAAAAAGCTTCTTGCAGCAAAATCCGAATATGCTTTTCATTCGCCAGCACCAGGTCGATCCGGTTTCGGTACAGCTCTGTCACGATTTGGGAGAATGCTTTATTATTCTGCTCTTTAAAAATCTCACGGACATCTTTCAAGATAAACGGCGCCGCGAATTTGACCAATACAGGTGCAACGACGGCGAGTAAAATATCCTTTTTCGATTTGTAGTGGCGAAAAATCGTTCCCTCTGCCACACCCGCTTCTTTGGCAATTTCAGAGGTGGAGCTGGCATGGAAGCCTTTTTCAGCGAACAGCTTCACTGATGCACGCAAAATATTGCGCTGCTTCTCTGTCATCTCATTCTCATCTTTCAACTCTTCTACATATTGCAACAGGCCTTCTACAAATGTTGGCGGCTTGTTCATCACCCATTACGCTCCTCTTATTCGATCTTCTTGCGGAATCGCAGGATAGCGACGGTCAGGATCAAGAGACAAAAGCTGCTCATTCCGACGACATCCTTCCAGAGCGCATCGATGCCCACGCCCTTTAAGAAAATTCCCCGCAGGATTTCCAGAAAATAGGTCAACGGGACGAGCCCGCCTAACCATTGTATCACGAGCGGCATCGAATCGCGCGGGAACATAAAGCCGGAGAGAAGCACGCTAGGCAGGATAAAGGCGAATGCCATTTGCATCGCTTGAAGCTGGGTCTTTGCCACCGTGGAAATGAAAATGCCCAAGAGAAGCGTCGTCACCAAAAACAAGACAGACAATGTCACCAAAAGCGAAATGCTGCCTTTGACGGGGACTCCAAACCAATACGTTCCAACCAATAGCACCAGACAAAACGAGAAGAGACCTACACCTACATAGGGGGTAATTTTGCCGAGCATCAGCTCCAATGGGCGTATCGGCGTCACGATTAACTGCTCCATCGTTCCCCGCTCCTTCTCACGTACGAGGGAAAACGCCGTCAGAATCATCGTGACGTTTTGCATAATCAAGCCGATCAAGCCAGGAATATTGAAGACGATGCTCTCCATATTGGGGTTAAACAACACGCGTGTATCCAAACCGAGTGGCTGTTCCAGCTCCCCCAAGCCTTGTTTTTGCAGCTTTATTTCCTGCAACGTGATCGCTTGATGCTGAATGATCAACTGAGCATGAGAGGTCGCAGTCCGGGCGATATTCGGATCAGAGCCATTAATGAGCATTTGCACGTCTACCGGCTCGTTGCGATCACGCTTGCGGGTGTAGTCTGGCCCGATAATGAGCGCTACATTTACGGAGCCATCGTCTAACATGGCTTCAATCTCCTTGTAGCTACTTACATGTGCTGCCACCTCGAATACACGCGTATTGACGAATTGATCTACCAGCTCTCGACTGGCAGCAGATGGACTTTGATTCCAGACTGCCATCTGGATGTCATTCACGTCTGTATTGACAGCATATCCGAACAAAAACAACAGCATCAGCGGCATGACCAGAGCAATCGCCAAACTGGGACGATCCCGTTTGATTTGGATGATTTCCTTCTTCACGACAGACCAGTAACGCTCCCAGACAAAGTGCCTCATCGGACTCCCTCCTCCGCCGCCTGTCTGGCTTCTTCCTGCCTAACCAGCTCGATGAAGACATCCTCCAGATTGCCTACTCCCATACGATCGATCAACTCTTGTGGTGTGCCTTCCGCCAGCAGATTGCCGAAAAAGATAAAGCCGATCCAATCGCATGTCTGCGCCTCATCCATGTAGTGTGTGGTCACCAGCACCGTGATCCCCTTTCCCGCCAGCTCATGAATCACGTCCCAAAAAATTCGGCGGGAAACAGGATCGACCCCTGCTGTCGGTTCATCCAAAATCAACAGCTCCGGCTTGTGCAAAAGAGCGCAGGAGAGCGCAAGGCGTTGCTTCCATCCCCCTGACAGCGATCCGGCAAGCTGCTTTTCCCTGCCTGTCAGGCCTGCCATCTCAATTAGCTCTGCTTTTCGCTCCTTGCGTTCTGCTGCCCCTAGTCGATAAACCCCAGCATAAAAATCGAGATTCTCTTCCACTGTCAAATCTTCATACAGACTGAACTTTTGCGACATATACCCGATCCGTTGCTTGATTTCCTCGCTCTGTGTCATGACATCGAAGCCAAGTACCGTCCCCTTTCCCGTCGTCGGGGTCAGCAAACCGCAAAGCATTCGGATTGTGGTCGATTTCCCTGAGCCATTCGGACCCAAAAAACCGTAAATCGAACCTCGCGGAACTGTGAGTGTCAAGCTGTTCACGGCTACTCGATCTCCAAAACGCTTCGTCAACTGCTCGCATTGGATAGCGGCGTTCATTGACCTCCCTCCCCGTCTGCCAACAGGACATCGGCAGGCATACCTGGTTTGATTTTGTCGAGTCCATCTGTGATGTGTATCGTAACAGCGAACACAAGCTTGGTGCGTTCATCTGGCGTCTGTACATTCTTCGGCGTGAATTCTGCTTTTTCCGAGATGCGGCTGATCGTTCCTGTAAACGTCTCTTCCGAATAGGCATCCACCTTGATGCCAACCTCTTGCCCTTTTTTCACCCGATTCAATTGTGCTTCCGGAATGTACACGACGAGCTCAAGCTGATCTGGCTTCATCATCGTAAACAAAGTGGCACCTGTTTTGGCTACTTCCCCCTGTTCGATAGAGGAGCGCAAGAGAGTCCCGTCGTCTGTAGCTGTAATCTTGGACTTTTCCAGCTGTAATAAGGCTTGATCCAGTTTCGCTTTTGCCTGCTGCTGAGTGGCAAGCAATGCCCGAATCGCGTAATCGGTACTTCCTTCCTTTACCTGATCAAGATCCGCCTGCGCTCCGGCTTGCGCGGCTTGTGCTGTACCGATTTGGGCCGCAGCAGCAGCGATGTCTTCTTGTGCAGAACGGTACTGTGCCTGTGTCTGAGCTACTTGTGCTGCCCATTGATCTGCCTGCGTTTTTGCCTGGTTCACTGCTTCTTTTTGTGTTTCGAGGTCTTTGGCAGAGATCGCTCCTTTTTCGAAAAGCGCTGTTGCTTCCTCGAGTCTTTTTTGTTGATACAAAAGGGTCTGTTTCGCTCCCTGCCATTGCGATTCTGCCTGCGTCATCTGTTCAGCAGCACGTGCTTTTCCTGCTTCCGCCTGATTTTTTCTCGCTTGTGCCAGTTGGATATTCGCATTTGCTTGCTGGACATTGGCTATGCTTCTTTGGATCGTCGTGTCGCGTGATCCAGCCCTCGCCTCTTCTAGTTTGGCTGTCGCTTGATCCAATGCTGCCTGTGCTTCTGCCACAGTCATTTGGTAGCTTCGTTTATCGATTTGGGCCAGCACTTGTCCTTTTTTTACTGCATCTCCCTCTTCTGCCGTAACGTTTGTCACCAATCCGCCTACTTCAGCTACGATCGGCAACTCAATGGCCTCGATTGTGCCGGACAGTGACGAATGATTTTCAGATGTCCAATTGCAGCCCGACAAAGCCAGTAAGAGTCCCCCGATACAAATGGAGCGAACAACTGGTTTCATAACGCTTCCCCCTACCTACGTAATTAAGTGAGTAATCACTTTCTTTTTATGAGTAAAAAAAGCAAGCCTCAGAATCAGGCTCGAGATGAGCTTTTTAGATTAGCGAGTGATTACTCACTTTTAATCGTGAGTATATGCTCCTCTTTTACGAAATGCAATTCCTTTTTCTAAAATGCGCAATTGAAAAGAAATCCTGTCTGATTATTCATGCTATGATGAAGACAAGCTAGACCACGTCCGTTGGCATCGGGTATCAGATACCGTCGGGATGGAAAGGATTAAAATCGTCGGATTATAAACTACCATGTAGGGAGTGGATCATGTCCATGATGATTAGCAAAGTTGGTCAAATCATGTTGTATGTCAATAACCAGGATCAAGCAGTGAGCTTTTGGACCGAAAAGCTAGGGTTTCGCGTGGTTTCAGAAGAGAAGAACGGTGAAATGAGATGGATTGAAATTGCACCAGCTCAAGGCGCTGAAACAAGCATCGTTCTGCACAATAAGGAATTCGTTGCGAAAATGTCGCCCGGAATGAATCTTGGCACGCCTTCGCTCCTGTTCTTTTCGGAAAATATCGAGGAATTGCGAAACGACCTCATGAATAAAAATGTAAAGGTTGGAGACATTGTCACGATGCCTTCGGGCCGTGTTTTTAACTTCGCAGACGATGAAGAAAATTACTTTGCTATTCTGGAGAAAAAGTAAATAGAAGGAGGCGGCTGACAGGAATGGTCGGCCGCCTTTTGTTTCATGCCTATTTAGTCGAACTTTAATTTGGACAGTGCGTCTTTCAACGCTGAGTTGATTCCTTCGTCCTGCTCCTTGTCTTGCCCCTTCAAATACTTGGCTACTTCTTTCTTCGAAACCTT
This genomic stretch from Brevibacillus brevis harbors:
- the purU gene encoding formyltetrahydrofolate deformylase; the protein is MQLLSEREWLAYREKNKDRARMLISCPDRAGIVAAVSNFLFQQGANIVQSDQYTTDPETGRFFMRIEFDLINLEERCEEIKQAFTPVAESFGMEWSLVEANKRKKVALFVSKEDHCLLELLWRWKSGELFADIAVVVSNHLDMQETVESFGIPYRCIPVTKDNKPQAEEEQIAAAEGVDLIVLARYMQILSPRFLEDYAMRIINIHHSFLPAFVGAKPYEQAYRRGVKLIGATAHYVTEELDAGPIIEQDVQRVSHQEDVEALKQLGRQVERTVLARAVRWHLEDRVLVYGNKTIVFP
- a CDS encoding VOC family protein, which codes for MISKVGQIMLYVNNQDQAVSFWTEKLGFRVVSEEKNGEMRWIEIAPAQGAETSIVLHNKEFVAKMSPGMNLGTPSLLFFSENIEELRNDLMNKNVKVGDIVTMPSGRVFNFADDEENYFAILEKK
- a CDS encoding TetR/AcrR family transcriptional regulator, giving the protein MNKPPTFVEGLLQYVEELKDENEMTEKQRNILRASVKLFAEKGFHASSTSEIAKEAGVAEGTIFRHYKSKKDILLAVVAPVLVKFAAPFILKDVREIFKEQNNKAFSQIVTELYRNRIDLVLANEKHIRILLQEAFFHDEIREALIATVFTGVKEMANKLIEAKVEVGELRPLPTQAVFRAILSSMIGLVLFRQVLDTDEFAQFSDDEQIALTVDILLNGIGNHSI
- a CDS encoding HlyD family secretion protein; translated protein: MKPVVRSICIGGLLLALSGCNWTSENHSSLSGTIEAIELPIVAEVGGLVTNVTAEEGDAVKKGQVLAQIDKRSYQMTVAEAQAALDQATAKLEEARAGSRDTTIQRSIANVQQANANIQLAQARKNQAEAGKARAAEQMTQAESQWQGAKQTLLYQQKRLEEATALFEKGAISAKDLETQKEAVNQAKTQADQWAAQVAQTQAQYRSAQEDIAAAAAQIGTAQAAQAGAQADLDQVKEGSTDYAIRALLATQQQAKAKLDQALLQLEKSKITATDDGTLLRSSIEQGEVAKTGATLFTMMKPDQLELVVYIPEAQLNRVKKGQEVGIKVDAYSEETFTGTISRISEKAEFTPKNVQTPDERTKLVFAVTIHITDGLDKIKPGMPADVLLADGEGGQ
- a CDS encoding ABC transporter permease codes for the protein MRHFVWERYWSVVKKEIIQIKRDRPSLAIALVMPLMLLFLFGYAVNTDVNDIQMAVWNQSPSAASRELVDQFVNTRVFEVAAHVSSYKEIEAMLDDGSVNVALIIGPDYTRKRDRNEPVDVQMLINGSDPNIARTATSHAQLIIQHQAITLQEIKLQKQGLGELEQPLGLDTRVLFNPNMESIVFNIPGLIGLIMQNVTMILTAFSLVREKERGTMEQLIVTPIRPLELMLGKITPYVGVGLFSFCLVLLVGTYWFGVPVKGSISLLVTLSVLFLVTTLLLGIFISTVAKTQLQAMQMAFAFILPSVLLSGFMFPRDSMPLVIQWLGGLVPLTYFLEILRGIFLKGVGIDALWKDVVGMSSFCLLILTVAILRFRKKIE
- a CDS encoding LysR family transcriptional regulator, which codes for MNLHALRIFVEVASRGSVTEAAIALSISQPAVSAQIRRLESELGMTLLIPDGRGIALTYEGRFLFEKSRRIYDWEREIESHLTEIKQGKKGRLRISSTYLPSHYLVPQWLAQYKRDYEGVEVEIRTRNSMQSIELLLSCEVDVAVIIKESWDELPINRHHLMDVPYWFILPAHHPLSGKEIRMEQLVEEPFLLREQGSSTRDWLFTLCREHGVKRPQIGMQYHGLVESIHSVRAGYGTMLAPALAVREMVDRGEVGRVIVPGVEIKRPLYVCTRNDETEERPVVAQFLELVKRERLT
- a CDS encoding MFS transporter, whose protein sequence is MREVSGKTQVVAVALVTALCMIGDSMLYVVLPLFWKEAGLTSLWEVGVLLAVNRFIRVPIGPLVGKWYERSGGRTGLIVAVVLAFLTTLSYSLEGFWLWLLMRCLWGVAWTFLRLGAYSLIVSVSEGHNRGQLMGLYNGLYRLGSLGGMLVGALLATWYGLSVTSIALAVPSLFAFILVFRYIRPSFTNQHPNDMKQMDTGKRLWSQAQVLLTLMTGLLVTMVYQGVFTSTLSRVIEVREPLIMIGEVVLGAAVIASVIQGIRWGWEPWAAPLVGKLSDRHGRTNLFIGTLLVASVLFGSLQATSSLVLWFVILFGIQLSATIITTVMDTLAADEAARQANSQAVMTQYSVVSDLGAALGPLLAFWLDEQVGLGPMYTGIAIILLLVGLVWLGRPKLIKMESAS
- a CDS encoding ABC transporter ATP-binding protein, whose amino-acid sequence is MNAAIQCEQLTKRFGDRVAVNSLTLTVPRGSIYGFLGPNGSGKSTTIRMLCGLLTPTTGKGTVLGFDVMTQSEEIKQRIGYMSQKFSLYEDLTVEENLDFYAGVYRLGAAERKERKAELIEMAGLTGREKQLAGSLSGGWKQRLALSCALLHKPELLILDEPTAGVDPVSRRIFWDVIHELAGKGITVLVTTHYMDEAQTCDWIGFIFFGNLLAEGTPQELIDRMGVGNLEDVFIELVRQEEARQAAEEGVR